Sequence from the Rhizobium sp. TH2 genome:
AATGCCGGGGCTCACGCCTATCTCGACACGTTGAACGACGCCCAGCGTCAGGCGGTGACCCATGGCAGCGAAGTTGGCGCGGCGGGCAGCCCGCTGCTGATCATCGCCGGTGCCGGCTCCGGCAAGACCAACACGTTGGCGCATCGCGTCGCCCATCTCATCGTCAATGGCGCCGATCCACGACGCATCATGCTGATCACCTTTTCGCGCCGCGCAGCTGGCGAAATGGCCCGCCGGGTCGAACGCGTCTGCGCCAAGGTGCTGGGTCCCAATGCCGGCGTGATGACCGATGCGCTGGCCTGGTCCGGTACGTTCCACAGCATCGGCGCCCGCCTGCTGCGCGATTATGCGCCTGAGATCGGGCTCGATCCGCAATTCACCATCCATGATCGCGAGGACAGCGCCGACCTGATGAATCTGGCGCGGCACGACCTCGGCTTTTCCAAGACGGAGAACCGCTTTCCCACCAAGGGCACCTGCCTCGCCATCTATTCGCGCGCCGTCAATTCCGAGGCGCCGCTGGACGAGGTGCTGCGGAGCGCCTTTCCCTGGTGCGCCACCTGGGCACCGCAGTTGCGCGAGTTGTTTACCCGCTATGTCGAGGCCAAGCAGGTGCAGAATGTCCTCGATTACGACGACCTGCTGCTCTACTGGGCGCAGACCGTTGGCGACGAGGTGCTGGCAGGCGAGATCGGCGGCAGATGGGATCATGTTCTGGTCGATGAATACCAGGATACCAACCGCCTCCAGTCCTCGATCCTGCTGGCCATGAAGCCCGAGGGCAGGGGCCTAACCGTCGTCGGCGACGATGCCCAGTCGATCTATTCCTTCCGAGCCGCGACTGTCCGCAATATCCTGGACTTCCCGGATGCATTCAGCCCGAGGGCGAATATCGTCACGCTCGATCGCAACTACCGCTCGACCCAACCGGTCCTTGCCGCCGCCAATGCCGTGATCGATCTCGCCCGCGAGCGCTTCACCAAGAACCTGTGGAGCGACCGCGAATCCGATGCCCGGCCGCGCCTGGTCTCCGTCCGCGATGAGGCCGATCAGGCGATTTTCATCGCCGATCAGGTGCTCGATAATCGCGAGGGTGGCACGGTGCTGAAGCAACAGGCCGTGCTGTTCCGCGCATCGCACCACAGCGCCGCGCTCGAAATCGAACTCACCCGTCGCAACATCCCGTTCGTCAAGTTCGGCGGACTGAAGTTTCTCGACAGCGCCCATGTCAAGGACATGCTGGCACTCCTACGCTTCGCCCAGAACCCGCGCGACCGTGTCGCAGGCTTTCGGTTGTTGCAGCTCCTCCCCGGCATCGGCCCGCAATCGGCGGCCAAGGTTCTCGACCTGATGGCCGAGAGCCACGCGCCGGTCACAGCTCTCGCCGAAATGGCCGCGCCGCCGCGATCAGGTGCCGATTGGGCCGCCTTCGTCGATGTCATGCAGGGCATCGGCGGCCGCCAGTCCGGTTGGCCGGCGGAAATGGAACAGGCGCGGCTGTGGTACGAACCGCATCTCGACCGCGTTCACGAGGATGCAGAGACCCGCAAGGCCGACCTCATCCAACTCGAGCAGATCGCCTCGGGCTACCCGTCTCGCGAGCGCTTCCTGACTGAACTGACGCTCGACCCGCCCGAAGCGACCAGCGACCAGGCCGGCGTGCCGCTGCTGGACGAAGATTATCTCATCCTCTCGACCATCCATTCCGCCAAGGGGCAGGAATGGACATCGGTCTTCGTGATGAACTGCGTCGATGGCTGCATTCCCTCCGATCTCGGCACCGGCTCGACCCCGGAACTGGAGGAGGAGCGGCGCCTGCTCTATGTCGCGATGACGCGGGCCAAGGATGATCTCTCGCTCGTCACGCCGCAGCGCTTCTTCGTGCATGGCCAGCACGCGCAGGGCGACAAGCATGTCTATGCCTCGCGCACCCGCTTCATCCCGGCCACGTTGCTGCAGTTTTTCGAGGTCACCTCCTGGCCGAAAGCAAGGGCAGGCGAGGCGGCCAATACCGGACCAAGGCAGATGCGGATGGATGTCGGCGCCCGCATGCGGGGCATGTGGCGGTGACGGTGGAATTGTTGCCGGAACAATCGGATATACCGACGCCGCGTATGCTCTCATGGGCTCGCAATTCCACGATCTACCGGCTCCAGCGCCAGATGCTCACCGAAAAACAGCTCTCCGATGCCATCGCCCGCAAGGCGAAGGAAAAGTTCGAAGGCATCAGCCCGGACCAGATCAAGGCACTGGTCGAACTCGCGGTGAAGTTCGGTTACGACAACAGGGCACTCGACGATGTCGCTTATGCCGAGATTGCCACGCGTTCCTCGGTTCGCAGCGGCCGCTCGCGCCGCGCGATTGCCCAGCGGCTCGCTATCAAGGGCATCGACCGGGAGACGGCATCGGTGGCGCTCGAAGCCACCGACGATCTCTACGCGGCAGTCGTCTTCGCCCGCAAGCGTGCCTTCGGCCCGTTCCGCAGGGGCGATCTCGATGACAAGCGCAAGGGGAAGGAGCTATCCGCCTTTGCCCGCGGCGGCTTCGGTTTCGAACTCGGCAAGCTTGTGTTCGAGATGAGCCCTGATGAAGCAGATGAGATCCTGTCGGTCCAGCCGATGTTCTGACGCTATCGCCTTGGAATGCCGGCATAGCGGATGGCGATGAAGGCCATGAGGCTGGCCACTGCAAAGACGTTGATGTTGAGCAGGGCTGACTCGCTCGGCGACCATTCATGCAACGCCGCGCCAAGCCTGTCATGCGCCGCGAAAAACACCACGAACAGCAGCGCCGCCATCCCCCTCTGCCACCACTTCTCCTCGCTGTAAAAGGAGAGCGCCACGAGCATGATGCAGGGCGCCAGGAACAGTTCTGTCCCCGAGTCATAGCCGAACAGCATGGTTTCGAAGAGCGTATCCACCGCACCGACCAGTGGCAGCGCGATGCGAGCAGCAAGCGGATTGCGCGGGCCGAGATAGATGATCAGCAGAAAGAACGGCACCGAGACCAGCGTCCATAGCGAAGCCTGGATCCCGCTGCCCACCAGCCACCACACATAGAGCGGATAGAACGGCTTGTTCAGCAGGACCACCCAGGCCACGGTCACCGTCGCCTGGGTCAATGGATCGAGCGGCACTTTTTCTGCCATCAGGCGGACGGCGCCAGCAGATAATGGCCCACGCCCCAGACATCGCCATTGTCATGGCCGAACAGCCCAGCGGTCGCCAGGAAGAACAGTCGCCAGCGCCGGCGCCAGAGCACGGCGTCCGTGCCATAGACCTGCCGCAGGATGGGATCGATGCGGTCGATCTCGCGATCGAAATTCTTCAGCCAGTCCAGCGCGGTGCGCTTGTAATGGGTGCCCGACCAACGCCATTCCTGCTCGACCCGATAGAGATCCTCGAAACGGTGCGGCAGGTCGAAAGCCGGCATGATGCCGCCGGTGAAGAAATGATGCGCGATCCAGTCGGCGGGATCGGAATGGTCGAAGCGGTAGGACCGGTCACGGTGGGCGAAGACGTGCAGGAACAGCCGACCATCGGGTTTCAGCCAGTTCCTTGTACGCTCCAACAGCGCCCGCCAGTTCGACATATGCTCGAACATCTCGACGGACACGACGCGGTCGAACCGCTGGTCGATCGAGAACTCGTTCATGTCGGCGGTGATGACGGTCAGGTTGGTCAGCCCGCGCGTACGCGCCTGGTGTTCGATATATTCGCGCTGCGAGGCGGAATTCGAGACGGACGTTATCCGCGCGATGGGGAAATTCTGCGCCAGGTGCAGCGACAGCGAGCCCCAGCCGCATCCGAGTTCCAATATGCTCTGGCCATCCTGGATGCAGGCATGTTTGACGGTTGCCGAAAGCGCGAAAGTCTCCGCGTCGGCTAGGGTTGTCGTCTCGGCGGGATAGAGGCAGCTTGAATATTTCCGCTGCGGCCCGAGAACCAGCGCGAAAAATTCCGCCGGCACTTCGTAATGCTGCTGGTTGGCCTCGTCGGTGTGGATGGCTACGGGGAATTCCGACATCGTACGGGCAAATGCGACCTCGGTTTCCGCCGGCGTGTCCGCCAACCGCCGCTTTGTGCGATTGCAGAGAAAATCGATGCCAGCCAGTGTCACGCTGTCGGGAAGCGGCGCACGCTCGGCTGCATTGATGGCGAAGGCTAGCATGTTCATGTCGGGGACTCCCCTTTGCGCGGTCCAGGAAAAAATGCGTTCACGCGGGCCTGCAGCGCGCGAAATTTATCGCCGCGCGAGGCCAGCATATGTTGTTCGAGCGGCGGAATGCCGGAGACATGCACCAGCAGCCAGTACATCAAGAGCGGCGCCAGCAGCGACAGCCAGCTCCAGCTTAGCGGCATGCCGATCGCCAGCAGCGGCCACGCGCACCAGCCCAGCCATTCGAAGAAATAGTTCGGATGACGCGAATAGCGCCAGAGGCCGATTTCCATCACGCCGGTCTTCGCGTCCAGTGTTTTGCGGAAGGCCGCAAGTTGCCTGTCGGAAATCGCCTCGCCGCCGATCGCGATCACCGCAATGGCGATCGCGAGGAGATCGATGATGCGCGGAAATGGTTCGGGATTGGCCGCCGTCAGATAGACCGCGAGCACAAGGACGAACGCTGCCAATGCCTGCACTTGCAGGAACAGCCACAGCCGCGGCGCCGCCGACGCACCCCACTCTTCGATCAGCTTGCCATAGCGCGGATCCTCGTCGGCGCCCTTCGTCCGCCCGGCAATGTGAAATCCGAGCCGCAGCGACCATATGGCAATGATCGCAAAGGCTGCCACCCGGCGCCCACCATCGCCACCGGCAAAGATGACGGCCACGACGCCGCCGAGACCCACGGCGAAAGACCAGATCGTATCGATCCAGCCGCTCGAACCCGTGGCGCGCTGGATCGCCCAGGCGCCGGTCATTGCAATAACCAGTCCGGCCGCAATGATTATCAGCAAACCTACGTCCATGGGAACCTTCTGCACGAGTGGCTGTTGTTGTGCCGCCTCTTCATACGCAGACCCATGGCCGTCAGTTTCGTCACCGGCAAAAAATAAAAAAGTGAAAATTTTGCCGCGCGGATGAAACCGTCGGGCAAACCGCTCCGTACCTTAGGCAAAACAACAACAACGAAAGCCGGCAACGGCGGATACGGAACAGAGGGTTTCATGGGCTATCACGATCGGAACGGCGGCGGGCGTCCTTTGAATATCGCTGTGATCGGTACCGGGATTTCCGGACTGTCGGCAGCCTGGCTTCTCTCCCAAAAGCACGATGTCACAGTCTTCGAAGCATCCGATCGCGTCGGCGGTCACAGCCATACGGTGGATTATGAAAGCGCCAATGGCCCAGTGTCGGTCGATACCGGCTTCATCGTCTACAACGAGCTGACCTACCCCAACCTCACCGCCCTTTTCCGCAAGCTGGATGTTCCCACCGCGCCTTCGAACATGTCTTTCTCGGTGTCGCTCAATCAGGGCGCTTATGAATATTCCGGCGGCACGGGGTTCGGGCTTCTGGCCCAGAAATCCAACCTCGTCAATCCGCGCTTCTGGTCGATGATCGCGGATATCATGCGCTTCTATCGTAACGCCGTGCGCGACCTTCCCAAGATGGGCGACATGTCGCTCGATGAATATCTGGCGCGAAATGACTATAGCCGCGCCTTCCGCGAGGATCACCTCTATCCCATGGCGGCAGCCATCTGGTCGACGCCAGCTATGGAGGTCGGGGATTATCCAGCCGCAAATTTCGTGAAATTCTGCCGTAATCACGGCCTGCTCGAAATGTGGGGTCGTCCCATGTGGCGCACCGTAAAGGGCGGCGCCCGCGAATATGTCAATCGCATGACCGAGCGGTTCTCGGATCGCATCCGGGTATCGACGCCGATCGGAGCAATCCGCAGGCATGCGGGCCGCGTCGAGATCTCGGACGCGAAGGGCAATATCCAGATATTCGATGATGTCGTCATCGCCACGCATGCCGATCAGGCGCTGAAGATGCTCACCGATGCCAGCGCCGATGAGCGCCGCGTGCTCGGCGCCTTCCGCTATTCCCGCAACGAGGCGATCCTGCACAATGACACCGGCCTGATGCCGGTGCGACGTGCTGCGTGGTCAAGCTGGAATTACCTTTCCGATGATCGCGAGGGCTTCAGCCAGCCGTCGATCACTTACTGGATGAACAAGCTTCAGCCGCTCGGTTCAGCGCCGCCGACCTTCGTGACGCTCAACCCGTGCCGCATGCCGCGCGAGGAGACGATCATCAGCCGTGAAGTCTGTGAACACCCTGTCTTCGATCTCGCGACAGATCGCGCGCAACAGGAAATCTGGTCGCTTCAGGGCCTGCGCAACACCTGGTTTTGTGGCGCCCATTTCGGCAGTGGCTTTCATGAGGATGGCCTGCAGGCGGGCCTCGCGGTCGCCGAGGATCTCGGCGGTGTCCGGCGGCCCTGGCAGGTGGCCACCGAAAGCGCCCGCATCGTGCGCAAGCCGGTCGCCTATCCCGTCGCGGTGGAGGCTTTGGCATGAGCAAGCCGCTCACATCGGCGCTCTATCCCGGCCGTGTGACACATGCCCGGTTCAGACCGAAAGTACATCGGCTGAGCTACCGCATCTATTCGCTCCTGCTCGACCTCGATGAACTCGATGAGGTCGATCGGCGTCTTCGCTGGTTCTCGGTCGATCGCTTCAACCTTTTTTCCTTTTATCGCAACGATCGCGGCGACAGCACGGGTCGCGATCTCAAGGGCCAGGTCGAGCGGTCGATGCGCGCCGTCGGCGTCGAGCCAGACAGCGGCCCGATCCGCCTGCTGGTCATGCCGCGGCTTCTGGGCTGGGCCTTCAATCCGCTCAGCACATACTTCTGCTACCGCAAATCGGGCGAACTGGCCGCCATCCTCTGGGAGGTCGACAACACCTTCGGTGAACGCCACGGCTACATGATTCCGGCTGCCCCGCCGGAACCGGGCGGCGAGATCGTGCAACACTGCAAAAAAGCGTTCCATGTCTCGCCCTTCATGGACATGGACCAGCGCTATGTGTTCCGCGTCTCGCCGCCTGCCGAACGTCTGTCCATCACGATCGAGACATCGGATGCCGAAGGTCCGATGCTGACCGCGCGTCACCTGGCGCGTAAGGTAGAGCTTACTGATGCGGCGTTGCTTAAAGCATTCTTTGCTATTCCTTTTCTCACGCTGCGTGTTGTTGGAGGAATTCACTGGGAGGCCTTGAAGATTTGGCTCAAGGGCGTCAAGTTGCGTTCCAGGCCGGCGCCCCCGCGACATCCAGTTTCGGTCGTGCGCGAGGTGCCGGGTCCGAGGGGGGCAAAGATCCGTGAACCAGCTTGAAGAACATTCGTCCGTTTCGATTGGGCCCGCTGTCGTGGCGGGCGGGCTAGGTGTGCGGCTGCTCGGCAAGCTGACATCGGGCATCCGCTACGGCCGCCTGCGGATTGTACTGCCATCGGGCGCCGTCATGGAGAAAACCGGCCCGGAAGATGGTCCCGAGGCGACGATCGTGATGCAGCACTGGCGCATGTTGCGCCGCGTCATCACCGGCGGCGACATCGGTTTTGCCGAAGCCTTCATGCATGGCGATTGGACCACGCCCGACCTCACATCGGTCATCCGGTTCGCAGCGAGGAATAGCGAAGCGCTCGCGCCCGCAATGCAGGGCAACGGCCTGGTACGCCTGATCAGCCGCATCGGCCATACGTTCCGGGCCAATACGAGGAAGGGCGCCCGGAAGAATATCGAAGCCCACTACGACCTCGGCAACGATTTCTACAAGCAGTGGCTCGATTCCACGATGCTCTATTCCTCGGCGATCTGGGACGAGACGACGAAATCTCTTGAATCGGCCCAGCTACTGCGGATGAAACACATCCGCGAAAAGCTGGAACTAAAGGGTGGCGAGACGGTTCTAGAAATAGGCTGTGGCTGGGGCGCGCTTGCCGCGAACCTGGCAGTTGAAGCGGATGCGAAAGTGACCGGCATTACGCTGTCCCCGTCGCAGCTGTCCTGGGCCAGGGATGTCGTCGCGCAGACAGGCAAGTCTGGGCAGGTTGATCTCCGGCTACAGGATTATCGAGATACAGAGGGAAAATATGATCGGATCGTTTCGATCGAGATGTTCGAAGCGGTCGGCGAAGCCTATTGGCCGAGTTACTTCCAGACGCTCAAGCGCTGTCTGAAGGAGCGTGGCAAGGCGGTGCTCCAGATCATTTCGATCGAGGAGAAGCGTTTCGAGGATTATCGCCGCAGCACGGATTTCATCCAGAAATATGTGTTTCCCGGCGGTTTCCTGCCCTCGGACAAGGCCCTGTCGGCGGAGATCGCCAATGCCGGGCTGAAGCTGAAGGAGATCGAGCATTTCGGCAAGTCCTACGCCAGGACGCTCGCGGAATGGTGCAACAGGTTCAAGGCGCAGTGGTCGACCATCGCACCGCTTGGTTTCGATCAACGCTTCCACCGCCTGTGGGAATATTACCTCTGCTATTGTGAGGCAGGGTTCGAGGAAGGCTCCATCAATGTGGGCTTCTATACGGTAGAACACGCAAACGGTTGAACGAGGATCGTTTGCGGAAAGAGGAGATGTCGGCATGAAAGCGTTTCTGACAATCGCAACGATCGCAGCACTCGGTCTCGCGGGCGCCACGCAGGCCGCGGATATCAACGGCGACTGGGCCCGCGGCGATGGCAGGGCGCGCGTCAAGATCGCCAAATGCGGCGCCGATATCTGTGCCACCAACACCTGGATCAAGCCCGGCACGCCGAGCGAGAAGGCCGGCGACGTGCTGGTCATGAAGGTCAAGGCTGATGCCGATGGCAACTATGCGGGCTCCGCCTTCGATCCGCAGCGCGACATGAGCTACAAGATCACGCTCACCGTCAAGGACAGTTCGATGACCAGCAAGGGCTGCGTGCTCGGCGGCCTGCTCTGCAAGGGTGTCAACTGGACCCGCCTGAACTGATCATCCCTGACTTGGTGAAGCGGACTGCCAGATGAAAACCATCCTTGTCGCCTATGTCGCCACGCTCGTCGTCTTCGTGGCGATTGATTTCATCTGGTTGAGCTCCATGGCCAATGTGCTCTACAAGCCCACGATGGGCGACATGCTGGCGCCCGATTTCCGCCTGGCGCCGGCCGTCCTTTTCTATCTCATCTATGTCGCCGGCCTCACTTTCTTCGCCGTGCGGCCGTCGTTGCAAAGTCTCGATCTTCTGATCGCGCTCTTCTACGGCGCGGCATTCGGATTTGTCGCCTACGCCACCTATGACCTGACCAATCAGGCGACGCTGAAGAACTGGTCGACGACACTCACCATCGCCGATCTCGCCTGGGGCTCATTCCTGTCGGCCATCGCGGCCGCCGCAGGCAGCTGGACCACGCAGCGTTTCACCGCGTGATCCCATGATAGTTAGGCGGTGGCACCCGCGTGGGAATTGATGCCACCGCCTTGATCGCACGTCTTCGGTTGAACGGGGAAGACGTACGCTCAGAGCAGGAAGTCGCTGGCCCGCAGCTTTGTGATCTCATCGAGAAGAAGCGAGAAATCGGCCTTGCCGTCGCCATCGGTATCGCCCGAAATGATGGCGTTTCCGTCCTTGATCTCATAGCGCAACTCGCCCGCTTCCTTGTGGAATTTGGCAGTCCCGATGAAGTCGAAACTCTGGTCGCGCCGCCTGTCCTCGTTGGCATCGATGCGTCGGAGATCGATATCGTCCTCGTTGCGGATAAAGTCGGTGATCGTATCGCGGCCCGTCTTCGGCGCCGAATCCTTCAGGTTCGAGAACAGGAAGATATCCGCACCGTCGCCGCCGCTGAGGAAGTCGCCGCCGCCATCTCCGCTCAGCACATCGTCGCCATCCCCGCCTGAAAGCAGATCGCCGCCACCGCCGCCCTGCATCACATCATTACCGGCCTGTCCGCGCAGGACGTTGAGGCCGGTATCGCCGATCAGCGTATCGGCCTGTTTCGAACCGGTAAGGTTTTCGATCGAGGTGAAGCTATCGCCCAGCGCATCGCCAAGATTGCTCGCGGCATCGGCAAGGCTAGCCAGCACGCCGTTTGCCGAGAGATCGTAGCTTGCGGTATCGTTGCCGTCGCCGCCGTTGAGAGCATCGCCGCCGCCCGCGCCCTGCAATATGTCGTCGCCTTGCCCGCCGTCCAGCGTGTCTGCAAGGTTCGTGCCCGTAAACTGCTCGGCGCTCTCGTCACCGGTCCAGTTGACCGCGCCTTGGCGGGGATCGACGATCCGGCCGTAGATCTCGCTCGACCCGCTCGATGAATCCCAGGTCACGACGACGCGACCGTCGATCGTTTCGGAGGCGGTGATGCGGGAAATGTCGGTGGAGATGCGATCCGAGATGGTGAATTCGGTGCCGATCTTGGTGCCGGTGCTGGAGATCAGTTGGCCGAGCACGTCGTCGTTCCCATCCCTGCCGCCGTCGTACCAGACGACGAGGAAGTTTCCGTCCCTCAGGCCCACCACCTTTTGCATGGTGCCCCAATGCGTGTGGCCAGACGTGTTGATCTGGAATTCCTCGCCGCCATTGATCGAGCCATAAACGGCATAGTTTCCACCGCCCACATGTTCGTTCCACACGGCCATGAACGTATTGCCCGTCGAATAGGATACGTCGGGATCGGTATGAAACTCGTCGAAGTCCCCCTTGTCGACGCGATAAAATCCCGGTTGTCCGCCGATCTCGGTTCCGTAGATGCCGTCGCTATGGTTGCTGGCATTGCCGAGATTGTCGTCCCAGATCACGTTGACACGGGTACCGTCCCTGCTGTTGGCGACAGCGGCGTTGGAATCCGCGCCGATGCTGTCGCTCAGCCGCTCGGACGGCCCGAGCGGCTGGCCGTCGGCGCCGTAATGCTGGATGCGGACCGAGTTGGTGTAGCTGTGTCCCGGGCCGGGATCGGTATCCATGCTCGAGTCGTCCCAGACGAGATAGAAGCCGCCATCGCCGTCGCCCACGACGTCGGGCCGCTTTGCCACGTTGTCGGTCCAGTCGGCATTGCTGTGGATCGGTTCGGTGACCGGCAGGCCGTCCGCGCCATAGACGCGGTGATAGATATTCTCGTCTACCCCCTCGCGCTCGGACCAGGTGACCACGAAACCGCCGCCCTTCAACGCGGCGATGTCCACCATCTCATGATCGACGAAGACGTCGTTGTTGGCATCGACGATCGTCTGCTCGCGGAAGACGGAACCATCGGCATTGTGGATTACATAGCGCAGAGTGCCACCCAGTGCATCGCTGCTGCGATAGACGGTGGTGAAGCGGCCGTCGTCGAGGGCGGCCACTGCGGGCGAGTTCTGGCTGTCGTTGGTGTTTACGGGATTGAGCTGATAGGAGGCGCCGGAAAAAATCGGTGTTGGCAAGACTGTTCACTCCGCTTTGTTTTGAGGAAAAGCGGCCATGTCCCTCCTGCCGCGACGCCGGTATAGACTGCGTCGGCAGGCACGCTCTTGGTCGGGGGCGAACGGATGCGGCCTGTGGCGAACGGGCGTGCTTGTGGAGGGGTGCCTCGGGCTTTACCGCTCGTATCTCATCATCGTCGCGGCGCGGATATCCGACGGTGTCATGTCGAAGCGCTCGCGGAAACTGCGGTTGAAATGCGAGAGATCGCCGAAGCCACAATCGTAGGCGATGGACGAAATGCTCTGCGCCAGCGCGGCGATGTCGCAGAGCATGGCATGGGCGAGTTCGAGCCGGCAGCCGCGGACGTAATCCGAGAAGGTCGTCCCCTCGCGCTCGAAGAGCCGCTGGATGTAGCGCGGGGAAACCCCCTGGCTTTTCGCCACGCTGCCGATGCCGAGGCCGGGATCCTTGAGGCGCGCCTGGACATCCTTCTTGATGAGTTCGAGGCGTGCCGCGCCGATTCCCGTCCGGTCGAAGCTGGTATTCTGGCCGATCGCCGCGCCGAATGCGAGCGCCGCGAGATCGTAGAGGTGGCTCGCCGCACGGCTGTCGGCGGCCTGCGCCTCGGCGGGATTTCGGAACAGGAGATCGGCATAGCCCG
This genomic interval carries:
- a CDS encoding calcium-binding protein encodes the protein MPTPIFSGASYQLNPVNTNDSQNSPAVAALDDGRFTTVYRSSDALGGTLRYVIHNADGSVFREQTIVDANNDVFVDHEMVDIAALKGGGFVVTWSEREGVDENIYHRVYGADGLPVTEPIHSNADWTDNVAKRPDVVGDGDGGFYLVWDDSSMDTDPGPGHSYTNSVRIQHYGADGQPLGPSERLSDSIGADSNAAVANSRDGTRVNVIWDDNLGNASNHSDGIYGTEIGGQPGFYRVDKGDFDEFHTDPDVSYSTGNTFMAVWNEHVGGGNYAVYGSINGGEEFQINTSGHTHWGTMQKVVGLRDGNFLVVWYDGGRDGNDDVLGQLISSTGTKIGTEFTISDRISTDISRITASETIDGRVVVTWDSSSGSSEIYGRIVDPRQGAVNWTGDESAEQFTGTNLADTLDGGQGDDILQGAGGGDALNGGDGNDTASYDLSANGVLASLADAASNLGDALGDSFTSIENLTGSKQADTLIGDTGLNVLRGQAGNDVMQGGGGGDLLSGGDGDDVLSGDGGGDFLSGGDGADIFLFSNLKDSAPKTGRDTITDFIRNEDDIDLRRIDANEDRRRDQSFDFIGTAKFHKEAGELRYEIKDGNAIISGDTDGDGKADFSLLLDEITKLRASDFLL
- a CDS encoding helix-turn-helix transcriptional regulator, with the protein product MNFFSTDHLPRRERLGVLHDFVGRIVARRQFRPLDDEIRIELGAVALSDNVMVCKARYSPIAGKRTREMITDGREDYLLTVHDADCELAVEGREPFSVKAGDLMLVSEASVAEFRLPHVNVNVVSLGFAQLKARLPRIDGRPFYHAPLGTAGAALAAGYADLLFRNPAEAQAADSRAASHLYDLAALAFGAAIGQNTSFDRTGIGAARLELIKKDVQARLKDPGLGIGSVAKSQGVSPRYIQRLFEREGTTFSDYVRGCRLELAHAMLCDIAALAQSISSIAYDCGFGDLSHFNRSFRERFDMTPSDIRAATMMRYER